A region of Deltaproteobacteria bacterium DNA encodes the following proteins:
- a CDS encoding Do family serine endopeptidase, protein MTKPFERFNPIIAAILITLLLPVPAFAAYNRRDAVVEAVRKVSTAVVNVSSEYEIHSRRSPFSGFGMDPFFDSFFRDFFDPRFRQNEKRTSLGSGVIIDGARGFILTNAHVIAKAEAITVTLQDERTFTAQLVGADPDSDLAVLRIESGQELPSIEMGRSDDLMIGETVIAIGNPFGFSHTVTTGVISALNRSIRTDDTIYRDFIQTDASINPGNSGGPLLNINGDLIGINTAIYAKAQGIGFAIPINKARRIIADLIQYGEVVLSWTGLLVQNLDEDLSLYMKVPGEKGLLVKTVETGSPAARHGIKPGDILLSIEKRPVASIVDYHQVLRDYPVGSTIHITVLRRGKKMTVALETEVFPEDRALDLANSLLGIKVEPLSSKNRDSFRITAKKGVMVANVMPGAYLAKIGVEPGDVIRQMDDIVIETLDDFKKAMVKSRQKKTVVLLIQRGGQGYYISVKL, encoded by the coding sequence ATGACAAAACCCTTCGAGCGATTCAACCCAATTATAGCGGCTATCCTGATTACCCTTCTTTTACCCGTTCCTGCTTTTGCAGCATACAACCGCAGGGATGCGGTCGTAGAGGCGGTCCGAAAGGTAAGCACCGCCGTCGTCAATGTCAGCTCCGAGTATGAAATTCATTCACGGCGCAGCCCCTTTTCCGGTTTTGGAATGGACCCGTTTTTCGATTCGTTTTTCAGGGATTTTTTTGACCCCAGGTTCAGGCAAAACGAGAAAAGGACCAGTCTGGGGTCCGGGGTCATTATCGACGGGGCAAGAGGGTTTATTCTCACCAATGCGCACGTTATCGCAAAAGCGGAAGCAATTACCGTAACCCTTCAGGACGAGCGCACCTTTACCGCTCAGTTGGTGGGCGCCGACCCGGACTCCGATCTAGCGGTATTGCGCATCGAATCCGGGCAGGAACTTCCATCCATCGAGATGGGGCGGTCAGACGACCTCATGATCGGTGAGACGGTTATTGCCATTGGAAACCCCTTCGGATTTTCCCACACGGTGACTACCGGCGTCATCAGCGCCCTCAACCGCAGCATCAGGACCGACGATACCATTTATCGCGACTTCATCCAAACCGACGCCTCCATCAATCCGGGCAACAGCGGGGGACCGTTGCTCAATATAAACGGGGATCTCATCGGCATCAATACCGCCATATACGCCAAGGCTCAGGGCATCGGCTTCGCCATTCCCATCAACAAAGCCCGGCGAATCATCGCCGACCTGATTCAATATGGTGAGGTCGTGCTCTCATGGACAGGTCTGCTTGTGCAAAACCTCGACGAGGATCTCAGCCTGTACATGAAGGTGCCCGGGGAGAAAGGATTGCTCGTCAAAACCGTGGAAACGGGCAGCCCGGCCGCACGCCACGGCATAAAACCGGGGGACATCCTGCTGTCCATAGAAAAAAGACCTGTCGCTTCGATCGTTGACTACCACCAGGTGCTGAGGGATTACCCGGTGGGGTCGACCATACACATCACCGTTTTGCGCAGGGGAAAAAAGATGACCGTCGCACTCGAAACGGAAGTTTTTCCCGAAGACCGCGCCCTGGACCTGGCCAACAGCCTGCTGGGTATCAAGGTGGAGCCTCTTTCGTCCAAAAACCGCGATTCCTTCAGAATAACGGCGAAGAAAGGGGTAATGGTAGCGAACGTCATGCCCGGGGCTTATCTTGCCAAAATAGGGGTCGAACCGGGCGACGTCATCCGGCAAATGGACGATATCGTCATCGAAACCCTCGACGATTTCAAAAAGGCCATGGTCAAAAGCCGGCAGAAGAAAACGGTGGTCCTGCTTATCCAGCGTGGAGGGCAGGGATATTATATCAGCGTCAAACTCTAA